The Desulfotignum phosphitoxidans DSM 13687 nucleotide sequence GTTGTTCTGACAATGATCATATCACTCACCTCTTAAAATAGTTTGGGTTGACAGCAGTCCGGCTGCAGACAAACAGTTTCTGAACAACCGCTTTGGATTTGCTGACAAGATACCGGGCAAAGACAACGCTTCTGTTATCTCTGGTCAATGCTGAATATGGCAATCATTGTGCCACACCGGTGATATGGAAAAAACTTTTTGTATGACATTGATTTTCAAGGACAAAAAAGAAAAGTCACTCATATTCAAAGGCGGGAAAAATGCGAAAAAAAGGGCGTATTTGCTCAATGGGTCATATATCGCCTTTTTGAGCGTAGGCGTATAAAATGTCAGGTGGAAAACCGACCATCGCCCGGTCAGGCGGAGAGGATACCGGCCCAGCAAAGCCATCTCACGCTGACCTGGACCCACAGGGCCGGATTTTTATAATGGATTAAACTTCAGGATTGTGCCAGGCTCTGGTAATAGGTTCGTTCATACCAGGCCCGGGTATTTTCATCAAACACAGCCTCATGCTCATGGATCAGTTTCATACAATCATCCGGCCAGGATCCGCACGCCATAACCACGGTATCTCCAAGACTGAATTTCCGGTTGCAGGCCTCACATCCTTTTTCATTATGGGTATTCAATATATCCAGATCCACCAGAAACGGGGTGTTAGTTTTTTGCTGCATGGGAACCTCCTTGTCTGGGTGGTCTGCTGACCGCTTTTTTTTCAGCCCACCGATAACAGGCATGCCGATCATCCCGGCTGTAGGTAGTGTCCTCGCATTCTCTGCGTTTTTGTTTGAGATTTTCTTTTTTCCCGGCGCGCCGCTGTTTTGTACGATTATTTAATGATTCTGCCATGGAACACCTCCCGGCAACAGGTTTTTTGATTTAAGACAGCACGCTGTGTATCACATGAACGGCATACTGTCTTGCTAATCAATAACATAAGAATGCCTGGGATGATTTCAACCGCAAAACAAGCGTTATGCCTGTGATTCCATTTTCAAAAGTTTTCTTAAAATACACGGCAGGATGCCATTGTTTTCAAAATATTCCACATCCACCACCGTATCCAGGCGGGCAGTGACTAAAAATTGGACCTGAATGCCATTGGTTTTCCGGGCCGTCACTTCCAGGGTCTTTCGTGGCGTCATGTTTGCGATCCCTTTGATTGAAAACGTTTCAGAGCCGTCCAGACCCAGACTTCTCCAGCTTTCACCGTTTTCGAAGACCAAAGGAAGCACCCCCATGCCCACCAGATTGCTGCGGTGAATTCTTTCGTAGGATTCGGCAATGATCGCTTTCACCCCCAAAAGGGCGGTTCCTTTGGCTGCCCAGTCCCGGGATGACCCCGTGCCGTATTCTTTCCCCCCCAATATCACCAGCGGCTTATTTTCTTTTTGATATGCCATGGCTGCATCATAGATGAATTTTTCCTGGCCCGATGGGAACTTCAAGGTAAAACTGCCTTCCCTGACGCCGGCCATCTGATTTTTTATCCGGATATTTCCGAATGTGCCGCGCATCATGACTTCATGGTTTCCTCGGCGCGCCCCATAGGAATTGAATTCTTCAGGTTTGACCTGATTGTGGATCAGATACTGACCCGCGGGATATTCTTCAGGGATGGCGCCGGCAGGCGAAATATGGTCCGTGGTGACTGAATCTCCCAGTAAAACAAGGGCATTTGCCTCTGAAATATCTTCGGGCTTGTCTGTTTCCTTCTTGAAATTTTCAAAATAAGGGGGATTTTTAATATACGTGGATGGGTCATTCCATGTGAATGTGGTGCTTTTTGTGACATCCAGATCCTGCCAGAATTGGTCACCGGCAAAAATTTTATCATATTCTTTCCTGAAAAATGCCTGTTTCACATGTTTTTGAACCAGCTTTCGGATCTGGTCATCCGACGGCCAGATATCTTCAAGGTACACGGGTTCATTGTTGGGATCAAATCCCACGGGTTCCGTGTTCACGTTGATATCGATTCTTCCGGCAATGGCAAACGCCACAACCAGCATGGGCGAAGCAAGATAGTTGCCTTTTACGCTCTGGTGAATTCTGGCTTCAAAGTTTCGGTTGCCCGACAATACCGATACGACGTTTAAGTCGTTATCGGCAATGGCCTTTTCAATCTCCGGATGAAGCGGACCGCTGTTGCCAATGCATGTGGTACACCCAAACCCGGCCACATGAAAGCCAAGTGCTTCCAGGTATGGCAACAGTCCGGCATCCTCAAGGTAATCAACCACCACCTTTGATCCCGGGGCCAGTGACGTTTTGACATAGGAAGGAATTTTAAGGCCTTTTTCAACGGCTGCCTTGGCAATAAGCCCGGCACCGAGCATGACCGAAGGGTTGGACGTATTGGTGCAGGAAGTGATGGCCGCGATTACGACACACCCGTCACCCAGCTTCAAAGGTCTTTCGTTGATTTCCAGATCGATCTGCCGCTTGCTGACAGGCACACATTTTGGCGCACGCCGGGTTTCACACCCGGATTCGTCGATAAATTTAGACAGATTTTCCGGTTCTGCATCCCGGTGGTATTCACATCCCAGTACCTGGGCAAAGCCGGATTTCAAGTCACCCAGGGGAATACGGTCCTGGGGCCGGGCAGGCCCTGCCAGGCAGGGTTCAACCCTGGATAAATCAATTTCCACCACTTTGGTATAAACCGGTTCGCTGTCTTGGGTGCAAAAAAGACCTAAGGCCCTGGCACACGCTTCCGCCACAGCTGCCTGTTCCGCGCGGTTGGTCAGTTCCAGATATTCAATGGTTTTTTCATCAATGGGGAAAAACCCAAGGGTGGCCCCATATTCCGGGGTCATGTTCGCGATGGTGGCCCGGTCCGTGACTGACAGGTGTTTCATCCCCGGACCAAAATACTCGACAAATTTTTCCACCACTTTTTCGTTTCTCAAAATTTCCGTAATGGTCAATACCAGATCGGTCGCTGTCACGCCTTTTTTCAAGTTCCCGATCAGCCTGACACCGATGACTTCAGGAACAGACATGTAATAAGGCTGCCCCAGCATCACGGCTTCCGCTTCTATGCCGCCAACCCCCCATCCCATCACCCCGATCCCGTTGATCATGGGGGTGTGAGAATCCGTGCCCACCAGTGTATCCGGGTAGGCCAGCAAATCTTGTGCCTCTGTATCCATGATAAAGACCCGTCCCAGATGCTCGAGGTTTACCTGATGGCATATGCCGGAGTTGGGCGGCACCACGTTAAAGTTTTTAAAACTTTTCTGGGCCCATTTTAAAAGCGAATACCGTTCCTGGTTTCTCTCATACTCTTTGGCCACATTTTTGGTGATGGCACTGCCGGTCCCGTAATAATCCACCTGCACGGAATGATCCACTACCAGTTCCACGGGTGCCAGCGGATTGATCCTGGCAGGATCACCGCCCAGGGCCTTGACCGCATCCCGCATGGCTGCCAGATCCACGACCGCCGGAACCCCTGTAAAATCCTGCATCAGCACGCGGGCCGGATGATAAGGTATTTCCACGGGGGTTTTGTATTGTTTTTTCCACGTTGCAATGTTTAAAAGGTCTTTTTCAGTGACAATCCGGCCATCCAGTTTTCGAAGCAGATTTTCCACAAGAATTTTAATGGAAAAAGGGAGTCTGCCGATATCCGGAACGCCCATTACGTCTTTTAACCGATTGATGTCATAAATCGTTATCTTTTTTTTGCCGACTTCAATGGTCTTTTGAAATTGATTTTTTTCCATGATACCACCCTGAATGATTGAAAAATTAAGTTAAATTTTATTTTTTTCTTCTATCACGGATGGCTTAAAAATGACAAGGTCATTCATGAAATCGCCCGGATCGGATCAAGACCCAACGGGTGAAAAATTCCAATTAACGGCAATCTGCCGCCACGATTCCACCCGGAAGATGTTCGGATACATCACCGGCCGGGCGTTCCATGGACGATCATACAGCAGGACGGGCACGGCCATGTGTTTGGCCAGAAACAGGGCCGTGTCCAGGGAATCTTCCACGGCCAGATCATACGGACGGGCCATCAGCTGGGTTTTAGAGATCACCCCGGGGTGATGTTCTTCGCACCGGTTGTATTTATCCACCATGATGAATTCGGAAAAGGGGATTTTCTGCCGGTCCAGCCAGGCCAGAGACGTTTCCCGGGCCAAAGGAGGCCGGCCCGTGACAATGTCCACCCGGTGGCCGGCATCGATCCAGCGGGCCATCGTCTCCCCGGCTCCGGGGACCGGGTCAAAGTTCATCAACATGTCGGGCTGGTGAATCCGGTCGAAAAAATGCCGGTATTCCTTTTCCGTCAGTTGAAATGACACCTTCAAATCAAAACAGTTCAGGTCCTCGAACCGGACCTGCCTGCCGAATTCCTGTTCAATGACGGCACTGTAAGTATCGGTTGTTCTGGAAATCACATCATCCAGATCCACGTATATTCGTTTCATAATTAAATCATATCATATTCCCGGGAAATGGGAAATCTTGCGGTGCGACATCCTTGCCTGAGATCCAAAAAATTTGCCTTGCCATCTGACCCACTTCCTGTTTCAATGACCGCCATGAAAATTATCCAGGCACAAACAGACCATGTGTATATTGAACAGTTCCTGGCCCTGCCCGGCCAGGCCTGGACCTTTCTGGGAACCAACCGGTCCGGTATCGACGATCTGTTTGATCTGGTGTCCGGCAGGCAGATCAAAGGCCGGGTGGCGGAACGGTCACTGCCGGATCAGCCCGGTGTGGTATCCTTCAAGGACCAGCAGGCTGTGTATGAGTCTGAGCTGAAAAAAGATGACACCGATTTCATGGACCGGCTGGATCCCGGCACATCTGCCAGGGATTTTCTGGAAGATATCGAGCATCATGCGGAGCTGATCCAGGCCCTGGGCATGACAGACAGCCTGGACAAAGGCTATCGTCAGCTGTCCACGGGTCAGACCCGGAAACTGCTGCTGCTGGCCCCCATCACCAGGGGAACGACCTGTCTGGTGATCCAGGCCCCGTTTGACGGCCTGGATCCGGACAGCTGCAAAGAGCTGGACAGGGCCATGTGTCACTTGTTTTCCAAGGGGATTCAGATCCTGATGTTTGTTTACAACCCGGCAGACATTCCGTCATGGACCACCCATATAGGCGTTGTGGCCAATGGCGGCCTTGTGTTTCAGGGTCCTGCGGATCAGGTGCCGGCTTCCTGCCTGGCCCGGACCTCCCGGCCGGATTTTCAGGCCACGGTTCAGGATTTTTTCCCGGCAGACGAGACACGTTCTGAAGCGCATGAAAAAAAGAAACTGGTCCGGCTCCACCGCTGCACGGCCGGTTATGGGGGAAGGGCCGTGTTCACGGATCTGAGCCTGGCCGTGGACCAGGGGGACCACACCCTGATCACCGGCCCCAACGGCACGGGCAAATCCACCCTGCTCCAGGTGATCACCGGGGACCATCCGGCCTGCTACACCTGTGATCTGACCTTGTTTAACATCCGGAGGGGCACGGGAGAATCCATCTGGGACATCAAACAGCACATGGGCATTGTCAGCCCGGACCTGCACCGCAACTTCCGGGTGCCGGGCAGTGCGCTGGCCTGTATTCTTTCCGGGCTGTTCGATTCCATCGGCCTGTACAATCCCGTGACCGACAGTCAGAAAAACCGGGCCATGACCTGGCTGTCCCGGCTGAACATGGCATCGATGGCTTCAATGCCTTTCCGGGATCTGACCTTTGCGGACCAGCGCCTGGCGCTCATCGCCCGGGCCCTGATCAAAGGGCCGAAGCTGCTGATTTTAGACGAACCCACCCAGGGGCTGGATACGCCCAACCGAAATGCGGTGCTGGATTTTCTGACCCTTGTGGCCAAAGACCATTTGAGTACCATTCTTTACGTGAGTCACCGGGAAGACGAGTGCCGGGATTTCTTTGTGCAGCATGTCACAATGGTGCCGCCGGGCCGGTGACCTGTCCCCGGTTTCAGGAAGTCTTTTTTTTTACTGCATATCCACCATAATTTTGTTCCGGCCGGCATTCTTGGCCTCATACATGGCGTTGTCGGCCCGGGTGAGAAGCACATCCCGGTCCATATCCGGTGCCGGAATGCAGGAGGTGACCCCCTGGCTGATGGTGGTCTGAATTTTTTCTTTGTTGTATTCCAGCACGGCGGCTTCAATTTTTTTACCTAAGCGCTGGGCCAGTTCACGGGTATGTTCAGCATCCCTGTCCGGCAGAAGCACCACAAACTCCTCGCCGCCATACCGGGCCACCAAATCGGTTTCCCGCTGAAACACCTGCTGTATCAGCCGGCTGATGAGTTTGAGATATTCATCCCCTGCCGGATGCCCGTAAGTGTCATTGACCTTTTTAAAATGATCGATATCGCATATCAACAGAGTCAACGGACTTTTTCTCCGGCTGCACAGCCCCCATTCCCGTTCAAACAGCTCATCAAAATGCCGGCGGTTGTATAATCCCGTCAACACATCCGTCCGGCTGGTGATTTCCAATTCCCGGGTTTTTTCCTCCAGCAGATATTCATTTTCCAGCGCATTCCAGTATTCATGGTTGCCCCGCAGGGAGATCAGCACCAGGTAGACGGAATACAGGATCATGGCAATGCCCAGAGAGGGGGCATCCCGGCCAATGAACACGGCTGCAATGGCAGGCACCAGCATCAGAAAATTATAGGCGACGGCCAGATACAAAACGGGCATAAAAGAGATCACACCCCCGGCACAGAACCCCACCGTGCAGATGATCATCAGCAGATGGATGGTCCGTTCGTCACTGTACAGCAAAAAAATTGCAGACCCCACCCCCCATGCCAGGGCGGTCAACAAAATACTGACAACAAAGACGGCTTTGTGCCATGTGTCGTGACGCCGGGTGTCCGGCGCTTTTTTTGAAATATGGACATGGATCAGACGAAACAGGCAGATAAGAGTAAAAATGCTTAAGAATACCAGGCTGGCCGTTAAATGTCGCAGAATATAACCGTCCGTGAAAAACAGGACGGGCGGCACCAGCATGTAAAAAAACACCCCGGCCGTGGACCTTTTTTGCAGGTCATTGACCACTCTTCTGCTCAGCCGCTGTCGTTGAAACGCCATTTTCATCAACTCTTCCGAAGGTGTGTTTGCCCGGCTTTTCTCAGGTCTGTCCAGACTGTCCGCTGCCTTATATACCAGTGCACAATAGAAAATCAAATATTTTTTTATTTTCCACACAATAATACTTTTCAATTTGAAAAAAATCCTGTAAAAGGGTGTGTTTCATTGGAGAAGCACAGACCCTATTCAAACGTATGGTCTGTCGGCAATAACCCAAACTTGAAGGTTTTATGCACTTAAAATTTAAAATCACATGGTTATTCGAAGAGTCGTATATTCAAAGAACAAGCTGGGATATGCCGCTTGTTCCGCAGTCACGGGAATTGCAGCTGATGCCGGGGGGGTAGGACGTATATTGTCTTTTGCACAAACGCTTTTTTTCTTTAACTCACACGTCTCTATTCCTGCTTTTCCATCATCCGCATATTTCCGGCAACCCTGTTTTAAAAAAACCAATGGCCTGATTTGGGGTTGACGAATTTTATTTCAATCTTCCAGATCAGAACACTGAACAAAAAATTCATTTAAAATCAATTGCGGGCATGTTTCTGCATCATGCAGCCTGCCCCGGATGCGTATTAACATTTTTGGAGACAACACCCATGCTGAACAAAAACCTTAAAATGACCGGTGATGTCCAGGACAATAATTTTTTTGCCCTGGGACGGCAGGTGACCATTGAATACTATGAATGCGGCGCCACGGCCTTTCTGGATGCGGTCCGTGTTGAAGACGCCCTGCTGAAAGCGGCAAAGGACAGCAATGCCACCATCATCAGTTCCTCGTTCCATCAATTTGAGCCCCAGGGCGTCAGCGGTGTGGTGGTGATCGCGGAATCCCATTTCACCATCCACGCCTGGCCGGAGCATGACTATGCGGCCGTGGACATTTTCACCTGTGGTGACAATATCAACCTGGAAGCCGCCATTACCTCCATGAAAGAATCGTTTGAATCAAAAAATGTGCTGATCTCTTCGGATCAGAACCGGGGAATTATCTCCAAGCCTTTTGCGAAACAGCATATTGGACAGACCCTGAAACATTCAAACACCCACCCCATTTCCTGGAAAAAGGATTATGAGCAGAAAAACCCCTGGGGGGTTCTGTCTTCCATCGATATCTATGACAGTGATCCGGACATCATCCGGGATGCCGACAAAATCAAACAGTTTGTGCATGAACTGTGTGACAAAATCGAGATGAAACGGTTCGGCGAGTGCCAGGTGGTCCATTTTGGCGAAGATGAGCGGGTGGAAGGGTTCAGCATGACCCAGCTGATTGAAACCTCCCTGATTTCCGGCCATTTTGCCAATGCCGACAATACCGTTTACCTGGATGTGTTCAGCTGCAAATTTTACGACCCCCGGGAGGTGGCGGAGTTTGCCATGTCGTTTTTCAAAGGCGGTCATTACAAAATGCAGCTGGCGTTACGTCAGTAATTCAGATCGCCCGCCGATCCGGAAACCGAACCCTTTGCACCGGTTTCCGGGCAAGCGCGGGCAGACTTGACACATGTGTGCAACAAGGAGTTGAAAAATGAAACACACCCGACATGTCAAAGACGGCTGGTTTTATGAAACCTGCCCCATGTGGCCCGGCATGGCCCTGTCCCTTGAAATCAAAAATATTCTGTATGATGAAAAAAGCTTGTTCCAGCATATCCAGGTGTTTGAGACCCAGAATCATGGAAAAATGCTGGCCCTGGACGGCATCATTCAATTGACCCAGTTCGACGAATTCAGTTACCAGGAGATGCTGGCGCACGTTCCGTTGTTTGCCCATCCCAATCCTGAAACCATCCTGGTGATCGGCGGAGGAGACGGCGGCATTTTGCGGGAAGCGGGCCGCCATACCTGTGTCACAACCATGGATTTCTGTGAAATCGATGACATGGTGATCCAGGTGTCCAAACAGTTTTTACCGGATCTGGCCTGTGGATTTGACGATCCCCGGGTGAACGTTTTCATCGGAGACGGGGCCGCGTTTGTCAGGGAAAAAACCGGTGTGTATGACGTGATCATTGTGGATTCGTCCGATCCCATCGGCCCCGGAGAGGTGCTGTTCAAACAACCGTTTTACGAATGCCTGAAAAATGCCCTCAAACCCGGGGGGATTATCGCCACCCAGGGGGAATCCATTTTTCTTCACAAGGACTGTGTCATCAACCTGGCGAAAATCACCCGGGATTTGTTTGATCGTCAGGCCTATGCCAGCTTTATGGTGCCCACCTACCCCGGCGGAAACATCGGTATCTGCCTGGGATCACTGGGACCGGACCTGACCCGGCCGGCAAGAAAAATCGATCCCGGGATTCAGGAACAATTGAAATACTATTCCCCGGAAATTCACAAAGCCGCTTTTGTGCTGCCTTATTTTGCCCGAAAAATGCTTGAGCACCTATGATCCGGGTATTGGAGAACCCTTCAGGTAATTTTTTGCCAGTTATTGATGATCAGGAAACGGATGCAAGCGTTGAAAAAATCAGGCAGAAACGATTTGATCTTAACACGTTAAAATGATACAAGTTTTATTTATGAATACCCTAGCAGGCAGCGCCCTTCCCAAGGACACACACGACAACCGGACACAAAACGCCATGATCCCGTTCAACCGTTTCGGCAGGCTTTTGATGGTAGACCTGACCCGGCGGATATGCCGGCGGGATGACTGCCCGGATGACGCGCTGCCGTTTCTGGGGGGCAGAGGATTCAATGCCTGGTATTTGTATCGCCACCTGAAACCCGGTATCGATCCTTTAGGGCCGGAGAACCGGCTGCTGTTTTCCGCAGGCCTGCTCACCGGTTCCGCAGCCCCGTGCAGCGCCCGGCTCCATGTGAATGCATTATCCCCGCTGACCGGGATTCTGGGCAGTGCCAACATCGGCGGATATGTCGGTGCCTGGCTGCGGTCCTGCAACCTGGCATCCATTGTCATCCGGGGTGCATCCCCTGAGCCGGTCTATCTGTATGTGGATGAAACCTCCGCCAGACTGATGCCGGCCGAAGATCTGTGGGGACTGGATGTGTTTGCCGTCCAGGACCGGCTCCGGCAAATCCATGCACCTGAAAAAGTCCGAATCCTGACCATCGGGCCGGGAGGTGAAAATCAGGTCCGGTTTGCCGCCATCATGACGGAAAAAGACCATGCCGCCGGCCGCACGGGTTTGGGCGCAGTCATGGGGGCCAAGCATCTGAAAGCGGTTGTGATTGCCAAAGGGTCCCACAAACATTTGCCGGCCGACACCCCCCCCAAAAAACAGGCCGTGAAAACATATGTCAATCTGGTGAAAACCGCCCCGGAATTTTCATTCTTCTCCAAATATGGCGGGGCCGGTTATCTGTCATGGGTCAATGAGTTCGGTATCATGGGTGCCAAAAATTACACAGAAATCGGTGTGTCTGACATCTCATCCATTGACGGACGCAACCTGGCAAAACAGATCGTCCGGTCGTCCGGGTGCGCCAAGTGTCCGGTCCAGTGCAAGGCCGATCTGGTGATGGATCCGGCAAAACCGGAAGAGGTGTCCACCCGGCCGGAATTTGAACCGGTCATCAATTTCGGTCCCAAATGCGGACTGTCGGACATGGCGGCCATTATCCGGCTGGACAACCTGTGCAACCGGCTGGGCGTGGACACCACATCCACGGCATCGGTGATTGCATTTGCCATGGACCTGAACGAGAAAGGGTTGATGCCGGATGCGCTCAAACAGGACCTGGATCTGTCCTGGGGCCATACCCAAACCATGGAAATCCTGATTCACCGGATTGTCGACGGCACCACCCCGCTGGGCCGGATCCTGTCCAAAGGGGTCCGGCAGGCCGCAAAACAGATCGGGGATGGCGCGCCCGCACGGGCCGCCCATGTCAAAGGCCTGGAACTGACCGCATACCATCCTAACGCCATTATGGGAACGGCCTTAGGATATGCCGTGTCCAGCCGGGGCGGGGATTACAACAATGTGTATGCCTCCCTGGAATACAGCTGGTCCAAGGAACAGGCCATCAAGGAGTTCGGAACCGCCCTGGCCGTGGATATCCATGCCACTGAGGCCAAAGGCCGGCTGATCCGCAAAGCCGTGGTCACCAATATTCTGGTGGATACGATAGGGCTTTGCAAAGTCCCGGTCCTCTCTTTGCTGAAATCGTTCAACCTGGAACCGGAAATCGCTCTGGTCAATGCCCTGGCAGATACCCATGTCTCATTGAAACAATTGACGGATACGGGCCTGGCAATCGCGGCCATGGAAAGGCGTTTCAATCTGCGCCACGCCCAAACCCCCGTTTCAGATAATCTCCCGGACATGTTTTTTTCACGAAACGACAACCCTTCCGGGCTGACCAGAACATCGTTCACGGCCATGCTGGCTGAATTTTATCAGGCCATGGGGTGGGACGAAAACGGGGTGCCGCCGGCCCCGGATGCCATGAAAAAAACAGAACCCATGAAAGCAACAGAACCAATGATGTAAACATACTTTTGAAAGGAACGCGCGTGATTCAATCCTCCACTACCAGAAGCCGGGCCGTGAGCATGCGGATTCTGACCGACGATCAGATCTGGGAAATCAAGCAGGCGGCATTTGATATTATTGAAAAAGTCGGATTCAAATGCCGGCACGGCCAAGTCAAAAAAATGATGACCCAGGCCGGGGCATGGGTCAGAGACGATACCATCAAAATCCCCAAATACATCGTCCAGGGATGTGTGGCCACGGCCCCCAAAGGATGGACCATTTATGACCGGAACGGCCGAAGGGCCCTGGAAGTGGAAGGGGAAAAAAGCCACTACGGCACCTCCACGGCCAGCCCCAACCACCGGGATCCCTTTACCGGAGAGATCCGGCCCACCAGCATCAATGACATTGCCCTGGGGGCCAAAGTCGCGGATGCCCTGCCCCATATCGACTTTGTCATGCCCATGGGATCTTCCCAGGATGTGCCGGGCGCGGCCGCGGAAGTCCACGAAATTCCGGCCCTGTTTGCCAACACCGTCAAACCGGCGGCGTTTATCGGGTACTCACCGCTGGGATGCGAATATGTGTATGAAATGGCGGCCGTGATTGCCGGGGGGCAGGACAGGCTGCGGGAAAAACCGTTTCTGATCCTGTATCCTGAAGCCATTGCCCCGCTGTTTTTTCCCGATGACGTGGTGGACCGGATCCTCATTGCAGCCGACCGGTTCATGCCCCAGCTGCCCGGTTCCACCGTGTCCGCCGGTGCCACGGGCCCGGTCACTCTGGCCGGCATGCTGGTGCAGATCACGGCCGAGGCCCTGGTCCACATCACCATTGCCCAGCTGCGAAAACCCGGGTGCCCCGTGGCCATGAGCGGCAATGTGGGAATCCTGGACATGAAAACTGCGCTCATGACCATGGGGGCCCCGGAAAACAGCTTAGGGATTGCAGCCCAGGCGGAAATCGCCAAATCATTTGATCTGCCCACCTGGGGCCTGGCCGGTGCCACGGATTCCAAATGCCTGGATGCCCAGGCAGGGCTGGAAGGCGCGTTTTCCATCCTGGCCCAGGGACTGTCCGGTCTGAACCTGATCCATGACGTGGGATACATGGCCTCGGGCATGGCCTGCTCTTTGGAACAGCTGGTCATGGGCAACGAGATTGCAGGCATGACCAAGCGGTTTGTGGAAGGCATCACCGTCACTAAAGACACCCTGGCCCGACAGATCATCGAAGATGTCGGCCCGGGCGGGCATTTCATCACCCAGAAACATACACTGGCCCATTT carries:
- a CDS encoding aldehyde ferredoxin oxidoreductase family protein: MNTLAGSALPKDTHDNRTQNAMIPFNRFGRLLMVDLTRRICRRDDCPDDALPFLGGRGFNAWYLYRHLKPGIDPLGPENRLLFSAGLLTGSAAPCSARLHVNALSPLTGILGSANIGGYVGAWLRSCNLASIVIRGASPEPVYLYVDETSARLMPAEDLWGLDVFAVQDRLRQIHAPEKVRILTIGPGGENQVRFAAIMTEKDHAAGRTGLGAVMGAKHLKAVVIAKGSHKHLPADTPPKKQAVKTYVNLVKTAPEFSFFSKYGGAGYLSWVNEFGIMGAKNYTEIGVSDISSIDGRNLAKQIVRSSGCAKCPVQCKADLVMDPAKPEEVSTRPEFEPVINFGPKCGLSDMAAIIRLDNLCNRLGVDTTSTASVIAFAMDLNEKGLMPDALKQDLDLSWGHTQTMEILIHRIVDGTTPLGRILSKGVRQAAKQIGDGAPARAAHVKGLELTAYHPNAIMGTALGYAVSSRGGDYNNVYASLEYSWSKEQAIKEFGTALAVDIHATEAKGRLIRKAVVTNILVDTIGLCKVPVLSLLKSFNLEPEIALVNALADTHVSLKQLTDTGLAIAAMERRFNLRHAQTPVSDNLPDMFFSRNDNPSGLTRTSFTAMLAEFYQAMGWDENGVPPAPDAMKKTEPMKATEPMM
- a CDS encoding trimethylamine methyltransferase family protein; amino-acid sequence: MIQSSTTRSRAVSMRILTDDQIWEIKQAAFDIIEKVGFKCRHGQVKKMMTQAGAWVRDDTIKIPKYIVQGCVATAPKGWTIYDRNGRRALEVEGEKSHYGTSTASPNHRDPFTGEIRPTSINDIALGAKVADALPHIDFVMPMGSSQDVPGAAAEVHEIPALFANTVKPAAFIGYSPLGCEYVYEMAAVIAGGQDRLREKPFLILYPEAIAPLFFPDDVVDRILIAADRFMPQLPGSTVSAGATGPVTLAGMLVQITAEALVHITIAQLRKPGCPVAMSGNVGILDMKTALMTMGAPENSLGIAAQAEIAKSFDLPTWGLAGATDSKCLDAQAGLEGAFSILAQGLSGLNLIHDVGYMASGMACSLEQLVMGNEIAGMTKRFVEGITVTKDTLARQIIEDVGPGGHFITQKHTLAHFKQELSVSKLLNRQTIDAWKNSGCPTMDQRVQEEIRSIMETHKPDPLSDKVMAELDRLKKEGEKEILAKQEKG